A genome region from Portunus trituberculatus isolate SZX2019 chromosome 18, ASM1759143v1, whole genome shotgun sequence includes the following:
- the LOC123505463 gene encoding proto-oncogene c-Fos-like isoform X1, translated as MYLNVNLTPPPPAAAEGSCTTPKTPEILNSLINLTSPPLPHSYSQYQCELDNGALQSPVSDLSSPGDEFGSIGRKQSDMRHLAEAMGSCGEGGLVGGSPGTSGMGGPLAGASPPSTPDLPSPVNTVEATKSALIKEGLKLQIRSKLQAAGVDTPESLLDETKIFKDVSNDLTEEDEERRRRRRERNKVAATKCRNKKKEKTNFLMVESENVEDVNLRLKTEIQRLTSEKMKLEKLLGDPNHRAHCRHTGRCAKTQPRPPLVIVTPAESPGATTSSSCSSSSASSTTSSSSLESPTSPPLPCSSSYEPPTTIVPHVTTQSQSPLSMTTLPPDTTTTSSDSVSCASSTSSQFLAPKYSPAQVVNQRHHPYQFPGRSHQSSGVGGEKQGYGSPASTSDCQTKPNYNYTCLGVPQTHEFVPPTLPSQKPMYTAPKSRSGGLVRYNPYSTRPPPVTSPLATHTHPQPRTVVACGDSYVQANNNTGCGREDQQVYVTDMHANQFFPPCSYSNM; from the exons ATGTACCTGAACGTGAATCTTACGCCGCCACCCCCTGCGGCGGCCGAGGGCTCCTGCACCACTCCCAAGACGCCGGAGATCCTCAACTCCCTCATCAACCTGACTAGTCCACCCCTCCCCCACTCCTACTCCCAATACCAATGCGAG CTGGATAACGGGGCGCTCCAGAGCCCCGTCAGTGACTTGAGCAGCCCCGGAGACGAATTCGGCAGCATCGGCAGGAAACAAAGCGATATGCGACACTTGGCGGAGGCGATGGGCAGCTGTGGAGAAGGTGGCCTGGTGGGCGGGTCCCCCGGCACCTCAGGTATGGGCGGCCCCCTGGCTGGGGCCtcgcctccctccacccccgATCTGCCCTCGCCTGTCAACACTGTGGAAGCCACCAAATCAGCCCTCATCAAGGAAGGCCTCAAGTTGCAGATTCGCAGCAAACTTCAGGCTGCCGGCGTCGACACTCCTGAGTCCCTCCTCGACGAAACCAAAATCTTCAAAGACGTAAGCAACGAT CTgacggaggaggacgaggagcggcgacggcggcggcgtGAGCGCAATAAGGTTGCCGCCACGAAGTgcaggaacaagaaaaaggagaagacgaaTTTCCTCATGGTG GAATCCGAGAATGTAGAGGATGTCAACTTGAGGCTGAAGACAGAGATTCAACGGCTAACCTCAGAGAAAATGAAGTTGGAGAAGCTTCTTGGTGATCCCAACCACCGGGCCCACTGCCGCCACACTGGCCGCTGTGCCAAGACACAGCCCAGGCCGCCGCTTGTCATAGTCACACCAGCAGAATCACCTGGTGCCACCACCTCCAGCtcatgctcttcttcctccgcttcctccacaacgtcctcctcatccttggagagccccacctcccctccactcccctgTTCCTCAAGCTATGAACCCCCTACCACAATAGTCCCACATGTCACTACCCAATCCCAGAGCCCCCTGTCCATGACAACCTTACCACctgacaccactaccacttcatcTGACTCTGTATCCTGTGCCTCATCAACCTCATCTCAATTTCTGGCACCAAAATACAGCCCGGCGCAAGTCGTTAACCAGAGGCACCATCCCTACCAGTTCCCCGGGCGATCCCACCAGTCCTCAGGTGTCGGAGGGGAGAAGCAAGGGTATGGAAGTCCAGCCTCAACCTCTGACTGCCAGACCAAGCCTAATTATAATTATACTTGCTTGGGAGTGCCCCAGACTCACGAGTTTGTCCCGCCCACACTGCCGTCCCAGAAACCAATGTACACTGCGCCCAAGTCACGTAGTGGCGGTCTAGTAAGGTACAACCCGTACAGCACACGGCCGCCTCCCGTCACCTCACCCCtggccactcacacacaccctcaaCCAAGAACAGTGGTGGCGTGTGGGGACTCATATGTCCAGGCAAACAATAACACTGGTTGTGGGCGTGAGGACCAGCAGGTGTATGTCACAGACATGCATGCAAATCAGTTTTTCCCGCCATGTTCCTATAGTAATATGTGA
- the LOC123505463 gene encoding protein fosB-like isoform X2, which yields MYLNVNLTPPPPAAAEGSCTTPKTPEILNSLINLTSPPLPHSYSQYQCELDNGALQSPVSDLSSPGDEFGSIGRKQSDMRHLAEAMGSCGEGGLVGGSPGTSGMGGPLAGASPPSTPDLPSPVNTVEATKSALIKEGLKLQIRSKLQAAGVDTPESLLDETKIFKDLTEEDEERRRRRRERNKVAATKCRNKKKEKTNFLMVESENVEDVNLRLKTEIQRLTSEKMKLEKLLGDPNHRAHCRHTGRCAKTQPRPPLVIVTPAESPGATTSSSCSSSSASSTTSSSSLESPTSPPLPCSSSYEPPTTIVPHVTTQSQSPLSMTTLPPDTTTTSSDSVSCASSTSSQFLAPKYSPAQVVNQRHHPYQFPGRSHQSSGVGGEKQGYGSPASTSDCQTKPNYNYTCLGVPQTHEFVPPTLPSQKPMYTAPKSRSGGLVRYNPYSTRPPPVTSPLATHTHPQPRTVVACGDSYVQANNNTGCGREDQQVYVTDMHANQFFPPCSYSNM from the exons ATGTACCTGAACGTGAATCTTACGCCGCCACCCCCTGCGGCGGCCGAGGGCTCCTGCACCACTCCCAAGACGCCGGAGATCCTCAACTCCCTCATCAACCTGACTAGTCCACCCCTCCCCCACTCCTACTCCCAATACCAATGCGAG CTGGATAACGGGGCGCTCCAGAGCCCCGTCAGTGACTTGAGCAGCCCCGGAGACGAATTCGGCAGCATCGGCAGGAAACAAAGCGATATGCGACACTTGGCGGAGGCGATGGGCAGCTGTGGAGAAGGTGGCCTGGTGGGCGGGTCCCCCGGCACCTCAGGTATGGGCGGCCCCCTGGCTGGGGCCtcgcctccctccacccccgATCTGCCCTCGCCTGTCAACACTGTGGAAGCCACCAAATCAGCCCTCATCAAGGAAGGCCTCAAGTTGCAGATTCGCAGCAAACTTCAGGCTGCCGGCGTCGACACTCCTGAGTCCCTCCTCGACGAAACCAAAATCTTCAAAGAC CTgacggaggaggacgaggagcggcgacggcggcggcgtGAGCGCAATAAGGTTGCCGCCACGAAGTgcaggaacaagaaaaaggagaagacgaaTTTCCTCATGGTG GAATCCGAGAATGTAGAGGATGTCAACTTGAGGCTGAAGACAGAGATTCAACGGCTAACCTCAGAGAAAATGAAGTTGGAGAAGCTTCTTGGTGATCCCAACCACCGGGCCCACTGCCGCCACACTGGCCGCTGTGCCAAGACACAGCCCAGGCCGCCGCTTGTCATAGTCACACCAGCAGAATCACCTGGTGCCACCACCTCCAGCtcatgctcttcttcctccgcttcctccacaacgtcctcctcatccttggagagccccacctcccctccactcccctgTTCCTCAAGCTATGAACCCCCTACCACAATAGTCCCACATGTCACTACCCAATCCCAGAGCCCCCTGTCCATGACAACCTTACCACctgacaccactaccacttcatcTGACTCTGTATCCTGTGCCTCATCAACCTCATCTCAATTTCTGGCACCAAAATACAGCCCGGCGCAAGTCGTTAACCAGAGGCACCATCCCTACCAGTTCCCCGGGCGATCCCACCAGTCCTCAGGTGTCGGAGGGGAGAAGCAAGGGTATGGAAGTCCAGCCTCAACCTCTGACTGCCAGACCAAGCCTAATTATAATTATACTTGCTTGGGAGTGCCCCAGACTCACGAGTTTGTCCCGCCCACACTGCCGTCCCAGAAACCAATGTACACTGCGCCCAAGTCACGTAGTGGCGGTCTAGTAAGGTACAACCCGTACAGCACACGGCCGCCTCCCGTCACCTCACCCCtggccactcacacacaccctcaaCCAAGAACAGTGGTGGCGTGTGGGGACTCATATGTCCAGGCAAACAATAACACTGGTTGTGGGCGTGAGGACCAGCAGGTGTATGTCACAGACATGCATGCAAATCAGTTTTTCCCGCCATGTTCCTATAGTAATATGTGA